Sequence from the Opitutaceae bacterium genome:
CACAATTCGGCGAACGTCATGGCCCGCCAGAAGGAGGAGCTCCAGCTTCCCGAACTCCCGCTCTTCACGCACTCGGAAATCGACCGCCTCAGCAAGCGCTTCACGCCGGTTCCGTTCGGCCAGGCGAAGCGTTTTCGCGGAGGCAGGGACGAGATCGAGATCATCCTGCATCCGGCCGGCCATGTCGTCGGCGCCGCCGGAGTCGAGATCCATCACAAGCACCGGGGCATATTCATCACCGGCGACGTCCTGTTCGAGGACCAGCGCACGCTCTCCGGTGCAAAGTTTCCGGCGGGGCGTTTCGACACGCTGATCATGGAAACCACGCGCGGAGCAACGGAACGGCCCGCCGACAAGGGCCGCGTGCGCGAGTTTGCCAGGCTGATCGACAGCATCAACGACACCATCCAGCGCGGCGGGTCCTATCTCATTCCCGTCTTCGCCCTGGGGCGCATGCAGGAGGTGCTCTCGGTCATCCATGACGCACGGAAATTCGGGAAGCTTGTCGACTGTCCCATATTCGCCTCGGGGCTGGGCATGGACCTCGCGGATTATTTCGACGAGATCGCGCGGAAAACGCGCCAGGTTAACTTCAACCGCAGCATCATCAAGGAGCTCAGGATCAAGCCTGCGCCGCGGAAACTGATTCCGGGAGAGGACCCCCAGCAGAATGGACTCTATGTCATCAGTTCGGGAATGATGGTTGAAAACACGCCCAGCTACACCCTCGCAAGCGGCCTTCTGGGGCACGCCCGAAACACCATCGGTTTCGTCGGTTATTGCGACCCCGAGACTCCCGGTGGCGCCCTGCTGGCCTCCAAACCGGGAGACACCTTTGTCTTCGATGCCCTGCACGTGAAGACGAAGGTCAAGGCCCGCATTGAACGCTTTGAACTGAGCGGTCACGCCGACCGCGACGAACTGCTTCAGTTCGCCCTCCAGACCGAGGCCCGCAGCGTGGTGCTGACCCATGGCGATCCACCCGCCCGCGCCTGGTTCATGCAGCAGCTCACGGATAAGGCGCCCGAGATGAAGCTCCTCGATCCGGTCCCCCTCCAATCCTACCAGGTCTGAGCCGGACCCCTGCGAATCAGACCGGCTGGAGCACCCGCCTGAGCGCCTGAACGGTCTTCTCACCACCTGCGGCGTAGAAAATCCTGCCCATCCCGAGATCGAACTCGCGAAGGGGAAAAACGTCGCCGGTGAAACAAACGAGGCGACCACCCGCCGCCAGAACCATCGGCACGGCGGCGGCAATGTCCCACACCTTCACGTTGTGATCGACAGTGCCATCGAAGATTCCCGCGGCGACATAGGCCAGATGCAGCGCGCTGCTTCCCAGCGCCCGCAGCTTGAAATGCGCCGTTATGCTCTGGGCGTGCGGCGCAAACCGCCGCTCGGACGGGCTGTGAAATCCAATGATGCTCTGCCCCGTCGGCTCCGCCGCAATGACGCCAGCGCGCCGATCGCCATCCATCATTCCAAAGCCCGGACCGCCATGCATCAGCACGCGACGACTGTGATCGTAAATGACCCCATGAACCGGCATCCCGTTCTCAAGCAGTGCCAGGGCTATGGCGCAGTGCGCCAGTCCCGCAGCATAATTGTTGGTTCCATCGATCGGATCGAGAACCCAGGAGAACCGGGCGGTGACGGGAATCGGACCCGGTGCACCGCCAAGCTCCTCGCTGAAGTACTGATCCTCCGGGAAGGCCCCGGAGAGTGTCCGGAAAATGTTCTCCGATATCTCGACATCAACAGCGGTGACCCGCGTGCCGTCGCTCTTCCACCGGCTTTCAACGCGGCCGAATTCACGGTGCAGCAGCGCCGTCTGCGCAAGGACGGCGGATTTCGCCGCTGCGATGCGGACAAGGAGTTCGGAATCGGTTGGTGACGCCACAATCCCAGTGTAGCGCGACGCGCGGACACTGCAAACTGAACCGCGCAGTCCCTGACTTTCGCAATCAATCGTAGTCGTGCAACCGCGGGTCGCGGACCGGATCCACGCGGCGTTTCCTGCGGCGAGCGCGGGCCCTTCCGCTTCCACCGTCCTCCGGCGCCTTTCCGCTGTCCTCCGCCGATTCGGCCGTGTCACCGCCATCTTCGCCACCCAGCCTTTCCTCCAATTCATCCGGATCCACACCCTCCTCCAGCTTTCGAACCGCCTCCTCCATGCGCCCCTCAATCTTCTCGCCGGTCAATTCGGCCATCCGTCTCAGGACCTTCCCCATTTCCCGCGGATTGGCTTCATCCAAGTGCTCGAATTCACGCTCAACCTGGCTCAGCGCCGCCTCCGACCGGGCATCCTCGGCCCGGCTGTCCGGCCCGGTCGGCGCCACGGGCGCTTCCTTGACTCCGGTGTTCACGGCAAAACGCGACACGATTTTTTGCATGCGAAACTTCGGATTGTCAGGACACTTCGGAATGCGCGCGGCCTGTGCCTGCGTCTTCGCAAGGAACTGGTAGATCCGGTTGTTGTCGGGACAATAGAATTCAAAAATTGGCATGATTTGAAGACTCCCGGACCTAATCGGTGTCCTGCCTTCTGGCAAGTTGATGACCGTGTCGGACTACAGTCTGCCTTCCCTTGCAATTGAGGCCATCCAGCACCTGGGCCAGGCGACGGCGCTTCTCATCGGCCTGCGCAAACATTTCCATCTGCGCACTCGCGTCCTCAACGCCGGAGAAACGCACGCTCACAAGGCGGAGCGGCCTCCTCTGCGTCCACGCTTCGCGAACCAGCGTTTCCACCAGGGAGCAGAATGGCACCTCCAGGTCGGTCGCGCTGTCCAGACTCCTGCCGTGGCTCGCCTGGGTGAAATCCGGATAGCGGACCTTGATCGTCATGGTCTTCACCCGCTTGTGATCCGCACGGATTCCCCTCATCAGCTCATCGACCATTCTTTTCACGATGCGCACGATTTCACCGAAGTCGGAAATGTCCGTCCCGAACGTCTCCTGCTGGGAATAGCTCTTGGCGTCTTCGCGCTCCACTTCAACCCGCCCGGAATCCTCTCCCCTGGCTCGCGCAAGCATCAACTGCCAGCCTTCGCCAAGCAGGTCCTTCAGTTCGCGCTCGCTCCTGTTGAATAGATCGCGGACGAGCCTGATGCCGCGCGCTACAAGGTGCTCCTCGGTTTTTGGCCCCACCCCCGGCAGCTTCCCGATGGGCAGTGGAGCGAGAAACTCGGCCTCGGTCCCCGCCGCCACGACAACAAAACCGCGGGGCTTGCGCAGCTTCGATGCAATTTGCGCCACGAGCTTGTTGCGCGCAATACCGAATGAAACCGCCAGCTCCAGAGTCTCCCAGATTCTTCGCTGCAACGCACGCACGTCCGATTCCAAGGCCTCTGGCGAGGCGTGTCCGCAGGGACTCAGATCCAGATAGCCTTCATCGATGGAATTGCGCTGCACAAGGGGCGTCAGCGTTTCGCACAGGTCGAACATCCTTCGCGACATCGTCCCGTACAATCCCGCCGTGTGCGGAATCAGTATCAGTTCCGGACACACGCGAAGCGCGCGCGCCGTGGGCATCGGAGTGTAGACCCCGCACGCACGCGCCTCGTAGCTCGCCGAGGAGATGATCCCTCTCTCCCTCCCGCCAACTGCGCACTTTTTCCCGCGGAGCGACGGATTCCTCGCCTGCTCACAGGCCACGAAGAAAGCATCCGCGTCAAGATGCACGATGGTGGAAAACCCGCTCATGTCGCCTGCGTTCCTGTGTTCGCGGACGAGTCCGCAGGTTCACCCGACTCCAACCCGGGCATGCTCCCGATCGGCGACAGCTCCTCGAAGTGGAACACAGCCCGCCCCTCGGCCCGGCTCTGCGGCATGGACACGCGGAAGCGTGCCTCCCAGTCGCCATTGCCGTCGCCGTCGACCAGGACATGCGCCACGCGCCATTCCACGGCATCGGTTTCATCAAAGTGGCTGTTCTTCGCCGACCTGCCTTCGGGATCCAGCCGGAATCTGCCGCGCTCCTCGAAGTAGGTTAGAAACGCCTTCTCGATCCGGCGAACCTCCGCCAGTGCGGTGATCGGATCCGCGATCGGCGCCGCCCCAAGTCGCTCCGCCGCCGCCTCCCAGTCCCGCGCCGCCGCATCCTGAAGAAACCCAAGGTACGCGGCACGCACCAGGCGCCTGAAGCCATCGCGGTCCCGCGTGATGTCAAACGATTCCGGCCGCGCGGGCTTCTCCGCAGGGTCGGCGCTGACAAAGGAGGGGTTCCTGATGCGCTCCCATTCCTCAAGCAGGCTCGAATCAACACCCCGGATCAGTTCCTGGAAATAGGACTCCATCTCCACCACGGCCTCTGTCTTCGCCTGATCGGGCACCGTCTGCGAAAGCACTTTCCAGGTCTGCGAGAGATGCCTCAGCAGAAGTCCTTTCGAACGTTCAAGTCCGTACTCGCGGACATAGTCCGCGAACGAGAGGTAGCGCTCGAACATCTCCCGCGCTATCGACTTCGGCCTGACATTCTCGTCCTCAACCCACGGGTGCGCCTGCTTGAAGGCATTGAAGGTCTCGTAAAGAAATTCGCGCAGGGGTTTGGGATGCTCGACCTGCTCGAGCTTCTCCATCCGCTCCTCATAGGACAGCCCCTCCGCGCGCATCTCCTCCAGCTTGCGCGACTTCTCGCGATCCACCTGCTTCCGAAGTATGGCTTCAGGGTCCTCAACGATCGACTCGCACAGCGTCAGCACGTCAAACGGATAGTCCGCCGATGCCCGGTCGAGCAGCTTGAGCGTGTCGAGCAGATACAACGACAGCGCCTGATGCAGGGAAAAATCATCCTGGAGATCCACATTGACGCGGAGGCGCCTCCCCGAGGCATGCGGAGGAATCCACTCCACAATCCGGCGGTCGATCAGCGAACGAAAAAGCTGAAAGGCCCGGCGCTTGATCTGCAGTTTCCTTCCCG
This genomic interval carries:
- a CDS encoding MBL fold metallo-hydrolase, translated to MKLIDLNRTGGIGANSHLIRLGDLSILVDCGLNPKLSGRAATPDLARLRAQTLDLIIVTHCHLDHIGSLPLVMREHPDTPVILSTASRMLIERMLHNSANVMARQKEELQLPELPLFTHSEIDRLSKRFTPVPFGQAKRFRGGRDEIEIILHPAGHVVGAAGVEIHHKHRGIFITGDVLFEDQRTLSGAKFPAGRFDTLIMETTRGATERPADKGRVREFARLIDSINDTIQRGGSYLIPVFALGRMQEVLSVIHDARKFGKLVDCPIFASGLGMDLADYFDEIARKTRQVNFNRSIIKELRIKPAPRKLIPGEDPQQNGLYVISSGMMVENTPSYTLASGLLGHARNTIGFVGYCDPETPGGALLASKPGDTFVFDALHVKTKVKARIERFELSGHADRDELLQFALQTEARSVVLTHGDPPARAWFMQQLTDKAPEMKLLDPVPLQSYQV
- a CDS encoding inositol monophosphatase, coding for MVASPTDSELLVRIAAAKSAVLAQTALLHREFGRVESRWKSDGTRVTAVDVEISENIFRTLSGAFPEDQYFSEELGGAPGPIPVTARFSWVLDPIDGTNNYAAGLAHCAIALALLENGMPVHGVIYDHSRRVLMHGGPGFGMMDGDRRAGVIAAEPTGQSIIGFHSPSERRFAPHAQSITAHFKLRALGSSALHLAYVAAGIFDGTVDHNVKVWDIAAAVPMVLAAGGRLVCFTGDVFPLREFDLGMGRIFYAAGGEKTVQALRRVLQPV
- a CDS encoding FmdB family transcriptional regulator; its protein translation is MPIFEFYCPDNNRIYQFLAKTQAQAARIPKCPDNPKFRMQKIVSRFAVNTGVKEAPVAPTGPDSRAEDARSEAALSQVEREFEHLDEANPREMGKVLRRMAELTGEKIEGRMEEAVRKLEEGVDPDELEERLGGEDGGDTAESAEDSGKAPEDGGSGRARARRRKRRVDPVRDPRLHDYD
- the dinB gene encoding DNA polymerase IV; translation: MSGFSTIVHLDADAFFVACEQARNPSLRGKKCAVGGRERGIISSASYEARACGVYTPMPTARALRVCPELILIPHTAGLYGTMSRRMFDLCETLTPLVQRNSIDEGYLDLSPCGHASPEALESDVRALQRRIWETLELAVSFGIARNKLVAQIASKLRKPRGFVVVAAGTEAEFLAPLPIGKLPGVGPKTEEHLVARGIRLVRDLFNRSERELKDLLGEGWQLMLARARGEDSGRVEVEREDAKSYSQQETFGTDISDFGEIVRIVKRMVDELMRGIRADHKRVKTMTIKVRYPDFTQASHGRSLDSATDLEVPFCSLVETLVREAWTQRRPLRLVSVRFSGVEDASAQMEMFAQADEKRRRLAQVLDGLNCKGRQTVVRHGHQLARRQDTD